The genomic stretch TTTGGAGCTTCGGGCTTGTTTGGTATTTGGATATTGGCGCTTGAGATTTATCCCTTATACCTCCTCGAATACTCACCCTCCCCTCTATCCCCTCCCCTTCGAGAGCCTCAGGGCGAACGGGGGGGTAAGGACGGAGTTATCGCCCGCCCGTCACGGGCTCCTGCAAGGACCAAACCGTCAAGTTGTTCGCCAGACGAGGCGGACGTGCATTTTGGCCCGCAGGCGTATAAGTGTATACGTTGAGGAGCCAAAATGTGCGGCTAACGACGTATGGCGGGCAAATCGCCGGTTTGGAGATAAAGCCCTTCCACTCCCCCCCCAAATCTGTTACCATACCTCTCTTGGAGGCATAATGATAAAAAAACTACCGATAATTCTCATCGCGTTTATACTGTTTGCCGGAGTCGGCTGCGAACCCCCGGACCCGAGCGTGGCCGAGAACTTCCTGCAGCCCGTGGAGGAGGGCAAGCCCGGCCCCGACTTCCTGGTTAAAGACCTGAAGGGCGGATTTTTCCGGCTCTCCGAGCACAGGAACGAAGTCGTGATGCTCTTTTTCTGGAGGATGAAGTTCAAGGACAACACGGACTTGCTGCCCGCGCTCGAGGAGCTCCACCAACGCTACCAAGACAAGGGGCTTACGGTGCTGGCCGTCTCGGCCGAGACCATGCACAGCGTAACGCTCTATGCAATGAGGGACTTCATCGAGGAGAACGGCTATACCTTCACGGTCATAAGGGACGTGGACGGCATAGTCTCCGAGGCGTACCGGGTACTGAGGGGCCCCTCGACCTATGTGATAGACTCAAAGGGGGTCCTCGTCTTTATTCAGCAGGGACCGATCGACTGGTTGAGCGAGGAGAACGTCGGGATGATTGAAGGGCTCCTTGAGGAACGGGCGGAAGAGCCCGAGAAGACGTAGGGCTACCTCTAAAAATTGCTCTTTTTCCCGATCTCTTCGTTAGGCCGAAAATAAAAATGCTCACATATCAGCATATATGCTGTGCTTTTTATTTTCACCCTGCCTCGACCTCGAAAAAAATATCTAATTTTTAGAGGCACCCATATATCTGTTTTTTCCTATTTTCCTATTTTTCGAGAAAATCCCTTATGAAACCGTCGGGGTCCTCGACGAGGCGTCCTGTCCCGATTGCCGCCTTTTCGTTGAAGGAAGCCGCCCCGCTACCCCCCCCACTCATCACTGAACCGCCGCCGTTGGAGTAGATGGCAAACGGCACCGGGTCGGATGTGTGGGTCTTCAAGAGTACCGGGGTCGGGTGGTCGGTAATGGCCATGAC from Thermodesulfobacteriota bacterium encodes the following:
- a CDS encoding peroxiredoxin family protein; translation: MIKKLPIILIAFILFAGVGCEPPDPSVAENFLQPVEEGKPGPDFLVKDLKGGFFRLSEHRNEVVMLFFWRMKFKDNTDLLPALEELHQRYQDKGLTVLAVSAETMHSVTLYAMRDFIEENGYTFTVIRDVDGIVSEAYRVLRGPSTYVIDSKGVLVFIQQGPIDWLSEENVGMIEGLLEERAEEPEKT